The proteins below are encoded in one region of Oreochromis niloticus isolate F11D_XX linkage group LG6, O_niloticus_UMD_NMBU, whole genome shotgun sequence:
- the LOC106098750 gene encoding uncharacterized protein LOC106098750, whose protein sequence is MDGLHVILLVLLGVVSCSQNGISVSVLEVTAQPGDNITLYCDCKMTIGVHIIWYRKCSHENTVVLRYKSVSWFPLEPLSHLHFVKNESSNSRDLVILNITESDEGLYYCGTEEQHGENKDCRFVYTYGNSTTRLKLGKPFIVQEQCDMDVGVTCVSWMMVFTPAFTILTSFSFILVYHTCQKTEKKSHHHQKRLSVKGQSRQNMDEDLCLTRVVFLSQDAQTHHSDDKEEINN, encoded by the exons ATGGATGGACTGCATGTTATTCTTCTTGTTCTTTTAG gAGTTGTTTCCTGCAGTCAAAATGGAATTTCTGTATCAGTACTGGAAGTGACAGCCCAACCTGGAGATAACATCACTCTGTATTGCGACTGCAAAATGACCATTGGAGTGCACATAATATGGTACAGGAAGTGTTCTCATGAGAACACTGTTGTTTTACGGTACAAATCTGTGTCTTGGTTTCCTTTGGAACCTTTGTCTCATTTGCACTTTGTGAAGAATGAGTCGTCTAACTCCCGAGACCTTGTGATTTTAAATATCACTgagtctgatgaaggcctctactaCTGTGGAACAGAAGAACAGCATGGGGAAAATAAAGACTGCAGATTTGTTTACACATATGGAAATTCCACGACAAGACTCAAATTAG GAAAACCATTCATCGTGCAAGAACAGTGTGACATGGATGTTGGTGTAACCTGTGTGTCATGGATGATGGTGTTCACTCCAGCCTTTACCATTCTCACCTCATTCTCCTTTATTCTAGTATATCACACTTGTCAGAAAACAG aaaaaaaatctcatcatcatcagaaaAGATTGAGTGTTAAAGGACAATCAAGGCAAAATATG GATGAAGATCTGTGTTTAACACGAGTTGTGTTCCTGTCTCAGGACGCACAAACACACCATTCAGATgacaaagaagaaataaataacTAG